In a single window of the Gossypium hirsutum isolate 1008001.06 chromosome D02, Gossypium_hirsutum_v2.1, whole genome shotgun sequence genome:
- the LOC107932130 gene encoding putative B3 domain-containing protein At3g24850 translates to MMELLSLDDFKDTKIDPNWGPFDYLLHVLHVDQQKMLKSQNAPPPPQTLCKQDHAGRNLKAVEEEDDGYGDRVAPKLKPKRSKKQEKSVCPIPPPDLPPLFRQLIVEEMGGRGLVLVIQKTIFFSDINPTASRFSIPFSQVKTHDFLNGAEAKELDDKNSMQVWLLDPSMRGTSITLNKWVMRSSSLYVLTNTWNPLVKNNQLKKGDMVQLWSFRVNSLLCFALVKL, encoded by the exons ATGATGGAGCTACTCAGCCTTGATGATTTTAAGGATACAAAGATTGATCCCAATTGGGGTCCTTTTGATTACTTGCTGCACGTACTCCATGTTGACCAACAGAAAATGCTGAAAAGCCAGAATGCACCCCCACCACCTCAAACCCTTTGCAAACAAGACCATGCGG GACGCAATCTCAAAGCAGTAGAAGAGGAAGACGATGGCTATGGCGATCGGGTAGCACCAAAACTGAAGCCGAAGAGAAGCAAGAAGCAAGAGAAATCCGTTTGCCCAATCCCACCACCAGACTTGCCTCCCCTATTCAGACAACTTATAGTTGAAGAGATGGGTGGTAGGGGTTTGGTTCTGGTCATACAAAAGACCATCTTTTTCTCCGACATAAACCCTACTGCCAGTCGTTTCTCTATTCCCTTCTCGCAAGTCAAAACTCATGACTTTCTCAACGGGGCAGAGGCTAAAGAGTTAGATGACAAAAATTCCATGCAGGTGTGGTTGTTAGATCCATCCATGAGGGGAACAAGCATTACCTTGAACAAGTGGGTTATGAGGTCAAGTTCGCTCTATGTCCTCACTAACACGTGGAACCCTCTTGTGAAGAACAACCAACTCAAGAAAGGCGACATGGTGCAGCTCTGGTCTTTCCGGGTGAATTCCCTGCTGTGCTTCGCACTCGTAAAGCTCTAG
- the LOC107932131 gene encoding B3 domain-containing protein At1g05920, which yields MMELLSLDDFKDTKIDPNWGPFDYLLHVLHVDQQKMLKSQNAPPPPKTLCKQDHTGFKLRSKFNNSVGLKRKRNLKAVEEEDDGYGDRVAPKLKPKRSKKQEKSVCPIPPPDLPPLFRQLIVEEMGGRGLVLVIQKTIFFSDINPAASRFSIPFSQVKTHDFLNEAEAKELDDKNSMQVWLLDPSMRGTSITLNKWVMGSSSLYVLTNTWNPLVKNNQLKKGDMVQLWSFRVNSLLCFALVKL from the coding sequence ATGATGGAGCTACTCAGCCTTGATGATTTTAAGGATACAAAGATTGATCCCAATTGGGGTCCTTTTGATTACTTGCTGCACGTACTCCATGTTGACCAACAGAAAATGCTGAAAAGCCAGAATGCACCCCCACCACCTAAAACCCTTTGCAAACAAGACCATACGGGTTTCAAGCTAAGGTCCAAGTTCAACAACAGCGTTGGACTGAAAAGGAAACGCAATCTCAAAGCAGTAGAAGAGGAAGACGATGGCTATGGCGATCGGGTAGCACCAAAACTGAAGCCGAAGAGAAGCAAGAAGCAAGAGAAATCCGTTTGCCCAATCCCACCACCAGACTTGCCTCCCCTATTCAGACAACTTATAGTTGAAGAGATGGGCGGTAGGGGTTTGGTTCTGGTCATACAAAAGACCATCTTTTTCTCCGACATAAACCCTGCTGCCAGTCGTTTCTCCATTCCCTTCTCGCAAGTCAAAACTCATGACTTTCTTAACGAGGCAGAGGCTAAAGAGTTAGATGACAAAAACTCCATGCAGGTGTGGCTGTTAGATCCATCCATGAGGGGAACAAGCATTACCTTGAACAAGTGGGTTATGGGATCAAGTTCGCTCTATGTCCTCACTAACACGTGGAACCCTCTTGTGAAGAACAACCAACTCAAGAAAGGCGACATGGTGCAGCTCTGGTCTTTCCGGGTGAATTCCCTGCTGTGCTTCGCACTCGTAAAGCTCTAG
- the LOC107932151 gene encoding putative E3 ubiquitin-protein ligase RF298, with the protein MASMVLKGSSSGNHVSPLLSIQEKGSRNKRKFRADLPLGDQNKIVTSPQNGCPSYEFCAEKFEITPVHGQASACDLCSVSQDHSGGLKLDLRLSSTLGSSEVGPSRAKEELEADEFQDADWSDLTESQLEELVLSNLDTIFKSAIKKIVAYGYTEEIVTKAVLRSGLCYGCKDTVSNIVDNTLAYLRSGQDYNPSRDHYFEDLQQMEKYILTELVCVLREVRPFFSTGDAMWCLLICDMNVSHACAMDGDPLSGFAGDGGSNGISFSSNQPQLKPEAKTSELNLPNPCRQVPPFPCSHSSPPEVPSTGISSTTKSKNSVVLSGIVSEKEGTNSTADSADKTFSAVGTSQFSTMEEKFVGSRKTHSTKREFLRQKSLHLEKNYKTYGSKGSSRAKMSSLGGLILDKKLKSVSNSATVNIKGASLKIKAMGADVSQDNESHLLANLGPSSSTSFCLDNDSNISAVPKTDIATISPPVNMPPELLPMNNPPTLSTTDTELSLSLPTKSNSIVVPPVSHFKVANPSYVGMPFGNSLGDWVPQDKKDEMILKLVPRVQELQNQLQDWTEWTNQKVMQAARRLSKDKVELKTLRQEKEEVELLKKEKLSLEENTRKKLVEMDVALSKASGQVERANATVRRFEVENAALRQEMEAAKLRAAESAASCQEVSKREKKTLMKVQSWDKQKNLFQEELMTEKRKVTQLLHELQLAKVIQEQFEVKWQQEQKAKEEVVTQASLVRKEREQIEASTKLKDDMIKSKAETSLQKYKEDIQKLEQEISRLRLKMDSSKIAALRRGIDGSYVKYISMTQKKSRTPFISEVVTDFQDFSGEGGVKRERECVMCLSEEMSVVFVPCAHQVVCTTCNELHKKQGMKDCPSCRSLIQRRIPVRYARS; encoded by the exons ATGGCGTCAATGGTTCTTAAAGGTAGTAGCAGTGGTAATCATGTATCTCCATTGCTGTCAATTCAAGAAAAAGGTAGCCGAAATAAGCGAAAATTCCGTGCTGATCTGCCGTTAGGTGATCAAAATAAGATTGTAACTTCACCTCAAAATGGATGTCCGAGTTATGAGTTTTGTGCTGAGAAGTTCGAAATCACCCCAGTCCATGGTCAAGCTAGTGCATGCGACTTGTGTAGTGTGAGCCAAGATCATTCCGGTGGATTGAAACTCGACCTGAGATTGTCTAGCACGTTAGGTTCTTCAGAGGTTGGGCCAAGTCGGGCTAAAGAGGAACTAGAGGCAGATGAATTCCAAGATGCTGATTGGAGTGATCTCACGGAATCTCAGCTAGAAGAACTTGTTTTAAGCAATTTGGATACAATATTCAAGAGTGCAATAAAGAAAATCGTTGCTTACGGTTACACAGAAGAAATTGTTACTAAGGCAGTCTTGAGATCAGGCCTTTGTTATGGTTGTAAAGACACGGTCTCAAATATAGTGGATAATACCTTAGCATATCTAAGAAGTGGCCAAGATTATAATCCTTCAAGAGACCACTATTTCGAGGATCTCCAGCAGATGGAGAAGTATATATTAACGGAACTGGTTTGTGTTCTTCGAGAAGTCCGGCCTTTCTTCAGCACTGGGGATGCTATGTGGTGcttattgatttgtgatatgaATGTGTCGCATGCTTGTGCTATGGATGGTGATCCTTTGAGTGGTTTTGCTGGTGATGGAGGTTCTAATgggatttctttttcttcaaaccAACCCCAGTTGAAGCCTGAAGCCAAAACTTCTGAATTGAATCTTCCAAATCCGTGTAGACAAGTTCCACCCTTTCCTTGTTCTCATAGTTCTCCACCTGAGGTACCATCTACGGGAATCAGcagcacaacaaaatcaaagaaTTCTGTTGTCCTAAGTGGTATAGTCTCGGAGAAAGAGGGAACAAACTCCACTGCTGATAGCGCAGATAAAACTTTCAGTGCGGTGGGAACATCTCAATTTTCAACAATGGAAGAGAAGTTTGTGGGTAGTAGAAAGACTCACTCTACCAAGAGAGAATTTCTTCGGCAGAAGTCACTTCATCTGGAGAAAAACTACAAGACATATGGATCTAAAGGGTCATCGAGAGCTAAAATGAGCAGTTTGGGAGGTTTAATCTTGGACAAGAAATTAAAATCTGTCTCCAATTCTGCTACTGTTAATATAAAAGGCGCATCTTTGAAAATTAAGGCAATGGGAGCCGATGTCTCTCAAGATAATGAGAGTCATCTTCTGGCTAATTTGGGTCCGTCTTCTTCTACATCATTTTGCTTAGATAATGATAGTAATATTTCTGCAGTGCCTAAGACCGATATAGCGACTATTTCTCCCCCGGTAAACATGCCACCTGAATTACTACCTATGAATAACCCACCTACACTATCAACTACTGATACTGAGCTTTCCCTTTCATTGCCTACCAAAAGCAATTCAATTGTAGTGCCTCCTGTTTCACATTTCAAGGTTGCTAATCCTAGCTATGTTGGGATGCCATTTGGTAATTCATTGGGGGATTGGGTCCCTCAGGATAAGAAGGATGAGATGATTTTGAAGCTGGTACCGAGGGTGCAGGAACTGCAAAATCAGCTCCAAGACTGGACAGAGTGGACTAATCAAAAGGTTATGCAGGCTGCTCGTCGATTGAGTAAAGACAAAGTTGAACTTAAGACTTTGAGGCAAGAGAAAGAGGAAGTTGAACTGCTTaagaaagagaagttgagtttggaagaAAACACTAGGAAGAAGCTCGTCGAGATGGATGTTGCTTTGTCCAAGGCTAGCGGGCAGGTGGAACGCGCTAATGCTACTGTCCGCAGGTTTGAAGTGGAAAATGCAGCACTACGGCAGGAAATGGAGGCTGCAAAATTACGTGCTGCAGAGTCGGCAGCTAGTTGTCAGGAGGTATCAAAGAGGGAGAAGAAAACTCTGATGAAAGTTCAGTCTTGGGACAAGCAAAAGAACTTGTTTCAAGAAGAGCTCATGACCGAAAAGCGCAAGGTCACCCAACTTCTACATGAATTACAGCTGGCTAAAGTTATCCAAGAACAGTTTGAG GTTAAATGGCAACAGGAACAGAAAGCAAAGGAAGAAGTAGTTACTCAGGCTAGTTTGGTAAGGAAGGAAAGAGAACAAATCGAGGCTTCAACAAAACTAAAAGATGACATGATTAAGTCCAAAGCCGAAACCAGTTTGCAAAAATACAAAGAGGATATTCAGAAACTTGAACAAGAAATCTCTCGATTGAGACTGAAGATGGACTCCTCAAAAATAGCTGCACTTCGGAGGGGCATTGATGGAAGCTATGTAAAATATATTAGCATGACTCAGAAGAAATCTCGAACCCCTTTTATCTCAGAAGTGGTGACAGATTTCCAGGACTTCTCCGGGGAGGGAGGTGTGAAACGTGAACGTGAATGCGTGATGTGTTTGTCGGAGGAGATGTCTGTGGTTTTTGTCCCCTGCGCGCATCAGGTTGTTTGCACTACGTGCAATGAGCTCCACAAGAAACAAGGGATGAAAGACTGTCCTTCCTGTCGGAGTCTCATCCAGCGCCGTATTCCCGTCCGGTATGCTCGGTCTTAA
- the LOC107932108 gene encoding uncharacterized protein At4g15545 isoform X3: MLAEESDGSTSTFDLPDEILRVLPSDPFQQLDVARKLTSIALSARISLLEAETSSLQSKLAEKDQQIADLYAQIEALDASLSQTSDKLAKADEEKGSLLKDNASLTSTLKKLQRDVSKLEVFRKTLMQSLQEDEESSAGGPRIVAKPTPSDDDVTFPSGSSFICSQYSSTGNSFAEDHEADASRPGIPQLLASQTSTPRLTPPGSPPRVSGSASPTRTSMPVSPRKHSVSFSTSRGMFDDRPSMSSSDSGSQIGRTRVDGKEFFRQARSRLSYEQFGAFLTNVKDLNSQKQTKELFM; the protein is encoded by the exons ATGTTGGCTGAAGAATCGGATGGTTCAACTTCGACCTTTGATCTTCCCGATGAAATCTTGCGAGTATTACCCTCTGATCCTTTCCAACAACTCGATGTTGCCCGTAAGCTCACTTCCATTGCACTCTCAGCTCGTATCTCTTTACTTGAAGCCGAAACTTCTTCCCTTCAATCCAAACTAGCCGAGAAAGATCAACAAATTGCCGATCTTTATGCTCAGATCGAAGCCCTCGATGCTTCTTTATCTCAAACTTCGGATAAACTCGCTAAGGCCGATGAGGAGAAG GGGAGTTTGTTGAAAGATAATGCTTCGCTTACTAGTACTCTAAAGAAGCTTCAGAGAGATGTTTCCAAG TTGGAGGTCTTTAGAAAGACGCTTATGCAGTCACTTCAAGAGGATGAGGAAAGTTCA GCAGGGGGTCCTCGTATCGTTGCGAAGCCAACACCATCGG ATGATGATGTAACCTTTCCGTCAGGATCTTCTTTTATCTGCAGCCAGTATTCCAGTACGGGAAATTCTTTTGCGGAGGATCATGAGGCAGATG CCTCACGTCCCGGCATACCTCAGTTGCTAGCATCACAAACAAGCACCCCTCGGCTAACTCCTCCAGGTTCCCCGCCAAGGGTTTCGGGTTCTGCATCTCCAACAAGAACATCAATGCCAGTTTCCCCTAGGAAACATTCGGTTTCATTTTCTACCTCAAGAGGCATGTTTGATGATAGGCCATCAATGTCAAGCTCTGATTCCGGATCACAGATTG GACGGACTCGGGTTGATGGAAAAGAATTCTTCCGCCAAGCCAG GAGCCGGTTGTCTTATGAGCAGTTCGGTGCATTCCTCACAAATGTTAAAGACTTGAATTCCCAAAAGCAAACAAAAGAA TTGTTTATGTGA
- the LOC107932108 gene encoding uncharacterized protein At4g15545 isoform X1 — MLAEESDGSTSTFDLPDEILRVLPSDPFQQLDVARKLTSIALSARISLLEAETSSLQSKLAEKDQQIADLYAQIEALDASLSQTSDKLAKADEEKGSLLKDNASLTSTLKKLQRDVSKLEVFRKTLMQSLQEDEESSAGGPRIVAKPTPSDDDVTFPSGSSFICSQYSSTGNSFAEDHEADASRPGIPQLLASQTSTPRLTPPGSPPRVSGSASPTRTSMPVSPRKHSVSFSTSRGMFDDRPSMSSSDSGSQIGRTRVDGKEFFRQARSRLSYEQFGAFLTNVKDLNSQKQTKEETLRKANEIFGPDNRDLYAIFEGLINRNLH; from the exons ATGTTGGCTGAAGAATCGGATGGTTCAACTTCGACCTTTGATCTTCCCGATGAAATCTTGCGAGTATTACCCTCTGATCCTTTCCAACAACTCGATGTTGCCCGTAAGCTCACTTCCATTGCACTCTCAGCTCGTATCTCTTTACTTGAAGCCGAAACTTCTTCCCTTCAATCCAAACTAGCCGAGAAAGATCAACAAATTGCCGATCTTTATGCTCAGATCGAAGCCCTCGATGCTTCTTTATCTCAAACTTCGGATAAACTCGCTAAGGCCGATGAGGAGAAG GGGAGTTTGTTGAAAGATAATGCTTCGCTTACTAGTACTCTAAAGAAGCTTCAGAGAGATGTTTCCAAG TTGGAGGTCTTTAGAAAGACGCTTATGCAGTCACTTCAAGAGGATGAGGAAAGTTCA GCAGGGGGTCCTCGTATCGTTGCGAAGCCAACACCATCGG ATGATGATGTAACCTTTCCGTCAGGATCTTCTTTTATCTGCAGCCAGTATTCCAGTACGGGAAATTCTTTTGCGGAGGATCATGAGGCAGATG CCTCACGTCCCGGCATACCTCAGTTGCTAGCATCACAAACAAGCACCCCTCGGCTAACTCCTCCAGGTTCCCCGCCAAGGGTTTCGGGTTCTGCATCTCCAACAAGAACATCAATGCCAGTTTCCCCTAGGAAACATTCGGTTTCATTTTCTACCTCAAGAGGCATGTTTGATGATAGGCCATCAATGTCAAGCTCTGATTCCGGATCACAGATTG GACGGACTCGGGTTGATGGAAAAGAATTCTTCCGCCAAGCCAG GAGCCGGTTGTCTTATGAGCAGTTCGGTGCATTCCTCACAAATGTTAAAGACTTGAATTCCCAAAAGCAAACAAAAGAA GAGACTTTGAGGAAGGCAAACGAGATTTTTGGCCCTGATAACAGAGATCTTTATGCAATATTCGAGGGTCTGATTAATCGCAACCTCCATTGA
- the LOC107932108 gene encoding uncharacterized protein At4g15545 isoform X2, whose translation MLAEESDGSTSTFDLPDEILRVLPSDPFQQLDVARKLTSIALSARISLLEAETSSLQSKLAEKDQQIADLYAQIEALDASLSQTSDKLAKADEEKGSLLKDNASLTSTLKKLQRDVSKLEVFRKTLMQSLQEDEAGGPRIVAKPTPSDDDVTFPSGSSFICSQYSSTGNSFAEDHEADASRPGIPQLLASQTSTPRLTPPGSPPRVSGSASPTRTSMPVSPRKHSVSFSTSRGMFDDRPSMSSSDSGSQIGRTRVDGKEFFRQARSRLSYEQFGAFLTNVKDLNSQKQTKEETLRKANEIFGPDNRDLYAIFEGLINRNLH comes from the exons ATGTTGGCTGAAGAATCGGATGGTTCAACTTCGACCTTTGATCTTCCCGATGAAATCTTGCGAGTATTACCCTCTGATCCTTTCCAACAACTCGATGTTGCCCGTAAGCTCACTTCCATTGCACTCTCAGCTCGTATCTCTTTACTTGAAGCCGAAACTTCTTCCCTTCAATCCAAACTAGCCGAGAAAGATCAACAAATTGCCGATCTTTATGCTCAGATCGAAGCCCTCGATGCTTCTTTATCTCAAACTTCGGATAAACTCGCTAAGGCCGATGAGGAGAAG GGGAGTTTGTTGAAAGATAATGCTTCGCTTACTAGTACTCTAAAGAAGCTTCAGAGAGATGTTTCCAAG TTGGAGGTCTTTAGAAAGACGCTTATGCAGTCACTTCAAGAGGATGAG GCAGGGGGTCCTCGTATCGTTGCGAAGCCAACACCATCGG ATGATGATGTAACCTTTCCGTCAGGATCTTCTTTTATCTGCAGCCAGTATTCCAGTACGGGAAATTCTTTTGCGGAGGATCATGAGGCAGATG CCTCACGTCCCGGCATACCTCAGTTGCTAGCATCACAAACAAGCACCCCTCGGCTAACTCCTCCAGGTTCCCCGCCAAGGGTTTCGGGTTCTGCATCTCCAACAAGAACATCAATGCCAGTTTCCCCTAGGAAACATTCGGTTTCATTTTCTACCTCAAGAGGCATGTTTGATGATAGGCCATCAATGTCAAGCTCTGATTCCGGATCACAGATTG GACGGACTCGGGTTGATGGAAAAGAATTCTTCCGCCAAGCCAG GAGCCGGTTGTCTTATGAGCAGTTCGGTGCATTCCTCACAAATGTTAAAGACTTGAATTCCCAAAAGCAAACAAAAGAA GAGACTTTGAGGAAGGCAAACGAGATTTTTGGCCCTGATAACAGAGATCTTTATGCAATATTCGAGGGTCTGATTAATCGCAACCTCCATTGA
- the LOC107932109 gene encoding uncharacterized protein, with product MFWLRKFWIIILVLVVDVFGAKVHAVSAKPRRILLDTDVDTDDFFALLYLLKLNRSEFELEGITINTNAWTDAGHAVNQIYDILYMMGRDDIAVGVGGEGGILEDGTILPNVGGYLPIIEQGMTTAGGCRYRQAIPVGLRGRLDFDTNYGIRKSFLPQGSRKYSPLKQPTAQQVMIEKTSAGPITVFVTGAHTNFAVFLMKNPHLKRNIEHINVMGGGVRSNNPTGCCPKHGTPHCHPRQCGDPGNLFTDYNTNPYAEFNIFGDPFAAYQVFHSGIPVTLVSLDATNTIPITEEFFKAFEQSQWTYEAQYCFKSLKMARDTWFDDRFYTSYFMWDSFSSGVAVSIMRNYGKNNGENEFAEMEYMNISVVTSNEPYGICDGSNPLFDGRHFPKFKLNKSGLHSGHVQMGLRDPFCFVENGKGKCKDGYTEEGTGPDSVRVLVATKAKPNHDLTSKLNREFFTNFLDVLNRPENTARFNLTTEFPHFRQAFYEPDFKNKTLGKPVVFDMDMSAGDFMALFYLLKVPVELLNLKAILVSPTGWANAAAIDIVYDLLHMMGRDDIPVGLGDVFAMSQSDQIFHLVGDCKYAKAIPHGSGGFLDSDTLYGLARDLPRSPRRYTAENSVKFGAPRDTDQPELRQPLALEIWTSILKTMDPGSKITVLTNGPLTSLAKIITRTNSTSFIQNVYIVGGHISRSSLDEGNVFTIPSNKYAEFNLFLDPIAAKTVFKSGLNITLIPLGTQRKVSRFIETIKRLQLTRTPEARFVKSLLSRLYTLKQAHHRYRHTDIFFGEILGAILMAGDQRKLKPTMQEMPIKVIAEGIEAIDGQILIDEKHGKLVQILKNIDPMAYYDQFADRLGDEKRSAVLGSYDEQRKMWNTPPNRT from the exons ATGTTTTGGCTGAGAAAATTTTggataattattttagttttggtCGTTGATGTTTTTGGAGCAAAGGTCCACGCTGTTTCTGCCAAACCTCGTCGGATTCTGTTAGATACCGATGTTGATACCGATGATTTCTTCGCTCTTTTGTACCTCTTGAAGCTCAACCGATCGGAATTCGAATTGGAG GGGATCACTATAAACACGAATGCATGGACCGATGCTGGACATGCGGTGAATCAAATTTACGACATCCTTTACATGATGGGTCGCGACGACATAGCTGTTGGTGTCGGAGGAGAGGGTGGAATCCTTGAAGATGGCACCATATTACCGAACGTTGGTGGATATCTTCCGATTATTGAACAG GGGATGACAACAGCTGGAGGTTGTAGGTATAGGCAAGCAATTCCGGTAGGCCTCAGAGGACGATTGGATTTCGACACTAACTACGGCATCCGAAAATCATTTCTTCCGCAG GGCAGCAGGAAATATTCTCCTCTTAAACAACCTACTGCTCAGCAAGTAATGATCGAGAAAACATCAGCCGGTCCGATAACCGTATTCGTAACCGGAGCTCACACGAATTTCGCTGTTTTTCTCATGAAGAACCCACATCTAAAGCGAAACATCGAGCACATAAATGTCATGGGTGGTGGAGTAAGGTCCAATAACCCAACAGGTTGTTGCCCCAAACATGGTACCCCACATTGCCACCCTCGCCAATGTGGTGACCCTGGAAACCTGTTCACGGATTACAACACTAATCCTTATGCCGAATTCAATATCTTCGGAGACCCTTTCGCAGCATATCAG GTGTTTCATTCAGGTATACCGGTTACTCTTGTTTCTTTAGATGCAACAAACACCATCCCTATAACCGAGGAGTTTTTCAAGGCATTTGAGCAGAGCCAATGGACATACGAAGCACAATATTGCTTTAAATCCTTGAAAATGGCTCGGGATACTTGGTTTGATGACCGATTTTATACG AGCTATTTCATGTGGGATTCGTTCTCATCAGGTGTTGCAGTGTCGATCATGCGTAATTATGGGAAGAACAATGGGGAAAATGAATTTGCTGAAATGGAATACATGAATATAAGTGTGGTTACTTCGAATGAACCTTATGGAATATGTGATGGTTCAAATCCGTTGTTTGATGGGCGTCATTTTCCAaagtttaaattgaataaaagtgggTTGCATAGCGGCCATGTCCAGATGGGACTTCGTGATCCATTTTGCTTTGTAGAGAATGGGAAAGGGAAATGCAAG GATGGTTACACAGAGGAGGGAACCGGTCCAGATTCAGTTCGTGTACTTGTTGCAACAAAGGCAAAACCTAATCATGATCTTACCAGCAAACTCAacagagaatttttcacaaattttttgGAT GTTTTAAATCGACCTGAAAATACAGCAAGGTTCAATCTCACAACAGAATTCCCTCATTTCAGACAAGCTTTTTACGAACCagattttaaaaacaaaactctAGGGAAACCTGTCGTTTTCGACATGGATATGAGTGCCGGAGATTTTATGGCTTTGTTTTATCTCCTCAAAGTTCCTGTGGAACTACTCAACCTTAAG GCAATATTAGTGAGTCCAACAGGTTGGGCCAACGCAGCAGCAATCGATATCGTTTATGATTTGCTGCACATGATGGGACGTGATGACATTCCAGTTGGTCTTGGAGATGTATTCGCTATGAGCCAATCTGACCAAATTTTCCATCTTGTTGGTGACTGTAAATATGCCAAGGCTATCCCACATGGGAGTGGAGGATTTCTGGATTCCGATACCCTTTACGGGTTAGCTCGGGACTTACCACGAAGCCCGAGAAG GTATACAGCAGAAAACTCTGTAAAATTTGGAGCTCCAAGGGATACAGATCAGCCTGAACTAAGACAACCTTTGGCACTGGAAATTTGGACTTCAATATTGAAAACTATGGATCCTGGATCAAAAATTACTGTATTGACTAATGGACCTTTGACGAGTTTAGCAAAAATTATAACTAGAACAAATTCAACTTCATTCATTCAG AATGTGTATATTGTAGGAGGACATATCAGCAGAAGTAGCCTTGATGAAGGAAATGTCTTCACTATTCCTTCCAATAAATATGCTGAATTCAACCTGTTCCTTGACCCGATCGCAGCAAAAACAGTCTTCAAATCAGGCTTAAATATTACGCTTATTCCGCTCGGCACTCAGCGCAAAGTCAGTCGGTTCATCGAGACCATAAAGCGGCTGCAGTTGACAAGAACTCCTGAAGCACGGTTTGTGAAGAGTCTGTTGTCCAGGCTATACACTTTGAAGCAAGCTCATCACAGATACCGTCATACG GATATATTCTTTGGTGAAATCCTTGGAGCTATATTAATGGCTGGAGATCAACGCAAACTGAAACCCACCATGCAAGAAATGCCCATCAAAGTCATTGCTGAAGGTATTGAAGCCATTGATGGGCAGATTTTGATTGATGAAAAACATGGGAAATTagtacaaatattaaaaaatattgatcCCATGGCATATTATGACCAATTTGCTGATAGATTGGGTGATGAAAAGCGATCAGCTGTATTAGGAAGCTATGATGAACAGAGAAAAATGTGGAATACACCACCTAATCGAACTTAA